In Microtus ochrogaster isolate Prairie Vole_2 chromosome 4, MicOch1.0, whole genome shotgun sequence, one genomic interval encodes:
- the Hspa5 gene encoding endoplasmic reticulum chaperone BiP: MKFTVVAAALLLLCAVRAEEEDKKEDVGTVVGIDLGTTYSCVGVFKNGRVEIIANDQGNRITPSYVAFTPEGERLIGDAAKNQLTSNPENTVFDAKRLIGRTWNDPSVQQDIKFLPFKVVEKKTKPYIQVDIGGGQTKTFAPEEISAMVLTKMKETAEAYLGKKVTHAVVTVPAYFNDAQRQATKDAGTIAGLNVMRIINEPTAAAIAYGLDKREGEKNILVFDLGGGTFDVSLLTIDNGVFEVVATNGDTHLGGEDFDQRVMEHFIKLYKKKTGKDVRKDNRAVQKLRREVEKAKRALSSQHQARIEIESFFEGEDFSETLTRAKFEELNMDLFRSTMKPVQKVLEDSDLKKSDIDEIVLVGGSTRIPKIQQLVKEFFNGKEPSRGINPDEAVAYGAAVQAGVLSGDQDTGDLVLLDVCPLTLGIETVGGVMTKLIPRNTVVPTKKSQIFSTASDNQPTVTIKVYEGERPLTKDNHLLGTFDLTGIPPAPRGVPQIEVTFEIDVNGILRVTAEDKGTGNKNKITITNDQNRLTPEEIERMVNDAEKFAEEDKKLKERIDTRNELESYAYSLKNQIGDKEKLGGKLSSEDKETMEKAVEEKIEWLESHQDADIEDFKAKKKELEEIVQPIISKLYGSAGPPPTGEEDTSEKDEL, translated from the exons ATGAAGTTCACTGTGGTGGCGGCGGCGCTGCTGCTGCTCTGCGCGGTGCGGGCCGAGGAGGAGGATAAGAAAGAGGATGTGGGCACGGTGGTCGGCATCGACTTGGGGACCACCTACTCCTG CGTCGGAGTGTTCAAGAACGGCCGCGTGGAGATCATAGCCAACGATCAGGGCAACCGCATCACGCCGTCGTATGTGGCCTTCACTCCCGAAGGCGAGCGTCTGATTGGCGACGCGGCCAAGAACCAGCTAACCTCCAATCCCGAAAACACGGTCTTCGACGCCAAGCGCCTCATCGGACGCACTTGGAATGACCCCTCGGTGCAGCAGGACATCAAGTTCTTGCCTTTCAAG GTGGTTGAGAAGAAAACCAAGCCATACATTCAAGTTGATATTGGAGGTGGGCAAACCAAGACATTTGCCCCAGAGGAAATTTCTGCCATGGTTCTTACTAAGATGAAAGAAACAGCTGAAGCATATTTGGGAAAGAAG GTTACCCATGCAGTTGTTACTGTACCAGCCTACTTCAATGATGCCCAGCGGCAAGCAACCAAAGATGCTGGCACCATTGCTGGACTGAATGTCATGAGGATCATCAATGAGCC CACAGCAGCTGCTATTGCATACGGCCTGgacaagagggagggagagaagaacatCCTTGTGTTTGACCTGGGTGGTGGAACCTTCGATGTGTCTCTTCTGACCATTGACAATGGTGTCTTCGAAGTGGTGGCCACTAATGGAGATACTCATCTCGGTGGGGAAGACTTTGATCAGCGGGTTATGGAGCACTTCATCAAGCTGTACAAGAAGAAAACTGGGAAAGATGTTAGGAAAGACAACAGAGCTGTGCAAAAACTTCGGCGTGAGGTGGAAAAGGCTAAGCGAGCCCTGTCTTCTCAGCATCAAGCAAGGATTGAAATTGAGTCCTTCTTTGAAGGAGAAGACTTCTCTGAAACCCTGACTCGGGCCAAATTTGAGGAGCTGAACATG gacCTGTTCCGATCTACCATGAAGCCAGTCCAGAAAGTGTTGGAAGACTCTGATTTGAAGAAATCTGATATTGATGAAATTGTTCTTGTTGGTGGATCTACTCGAATTCCAAAGATTCAGCAGCTGGTGAAAGAGTTCTTCAACGGCAAGGAGCCATCCCGTGGTATAAACCCAGATGAGGCTGTAGCATATGGTGCTGCTGTCCAGGCTGGTGTCCTCTCTGGTGATCAAGATACAG GTGATCTGGTACTGCTTGATGTATGTCCCCTTACACTTGGTATTGAAACTGTGGGAGGCGTCATGACCAAACTGATTCCAAGGAACACTGTGGTACCCACCAAGAAGTCTCAGATCTTTTCCACAGCTTCTGATAACCAGCCAACTGTAACAATCAAGGTCTATGAAG GTGAACGACCCCTAACAAAAGACAACCATCTGCTGGGTACATTTGATCTGACTGGAATTCCTCCAGCTCCCCGTGGGGTACCGCAGATTGAAGTCACCTTCGAGATAGATGTTAATGGTATTCTTCGAGTGACAGCTGAAGACAAAGgtacaggaaacaaaaacaaaatcacaattaCCAATGACCAAAATCGCCTGACACCTGAAGAGATCGAAAGAATGGTTAACGATGCTGAGAAGTTTGCTGAGGAAGACAAGAAGCTCAAAGAGCGCATTGACACCAGGAACGAACTAGAAAGCTACGCCTACTCTCTCAAGAACCAGATTGGAGACAAAGAAAAGCTGGGAGGTAAACTTTCCTCTGAAGACAAAGAAACCATGGAAAAGGCTGTAGAGGAAAAGATTGAGTGGCTGGAAAGCCACCAGGATGCCGATATTGAAGACTTTAAAGCTAAAAAGAAGGAGCTAGAAGAAATTGTTCAGCCTATTATTAGCAAACTGTATGGAAGTGCAGGCCCTCCCCCAACTGGTGAGGAAGATACATCAGAGAAAGACGAGTTGTAG
- the Rabepk gene encoding rab9 effector protein with kelch motifs isoform X2 gives MCTPWIWQWDTATREGLLPRYEHASFIPSCTPHSIWVFGGADQSGNRNCLQVLNPETGTWTTPEVSSPPPSPRTFHTSSAAIGNQLYVFGGGERGAQPVQDVTLHVFDASTLTWSQPETHGSPPSPRHGHVMVAAGTKLFIHGGLAGDKFFDDLHCIDTSNMKWQTLSPTGAVPSGCAAHAAVAVGKHVYVFGGMTPTGALNTMYKYHTEKQHWTALQFDTFLPPGRLDHSMCVIPWPVMSTSENEDSDSLILSCEAEKGDTDDKQVTRGGGSPEESQTHTLLCFVFGGMNTEGEIYDDCIATVVD, from the exons ATGTGTACACCATGGATTTGG CAGTGGGACACGGCCACCAGGGAAGGTCTCTTGCCTCGGTATGAGCATGCCAGCTTCATTCCCTCCTGCACACCTCACAGCATCTGGGTGTTTGGGGGTGCGGACCAGTCAGGAAATCGAAATTGTCTGCAAGTCTTAAATCCTG AAACCGGGACTTGGACTACACCAGAAGTGAGCAGCCCCCCACCGTCCCCAAGAACATTCCACACATCATCAGCAGCTATTGGAAACCAGCTGTATGTctttgggggaggagagagaggtgccCAGCCTGTGCAGGATGTGACGCTGCATGTATTTGACGCAA GCACTTTGACCTGGTCTCAACCAGAGACACATGGAAGTCCTCCATCTCCCCGGCATGGCCATGTGATGGTTGCAGCAGGGACAAAACTCTTCATCCACGGAGGCTTGGCAGGGGACAAGTTCTTTGATGATCTCCATTGCATTGATACAA GTAATATGAAATGGCAGACGCTTAGTCCCACGGGGGCTGTTCCGTCAGGCTGTGCTGCCCACGCCGCCGTGGCTGTAGGAAAGCATGTCTATGTGTTTGGAGGGATGACGCCCACTGGAGCACTGAACACGATGTATAAGTATCACACAG AAAAGCAGCACTGGACCGCACTTCAGTTTGATACTTTCCTGCCCCCTGGACGCCTGGACCACTCCATGTGTGTCATCCCATGGCCAGTGATGTCCACCTCCGAGAATGAAGACTCAGATTCTCTCATCCTCAGCTGTGAAGCTGAGAAAGGGGATACTGATGACAAACAAGTGACTCGGGGTGGCGGGTCACCTGAGGAAAGTCAGACTCACACGCTGCTCTGTTTTGTCTTTGGTGGGATGAACACAGAAGGGGAGATCTATGACGACTGCATTGCCACTGTAGTTGACTAA
- the Rabepk gene encoding rab9 effector protein with kelch motifs isoform X1 — MKQLPVLEPGDKPRKATWYTLTLPGDKPCPRVGHSCSYLPPVGDAKRGKVFVVGGANPNQSFSDVYTMDLGTQQWDTATREGLLPRYEHASFIPSCTPHSIWVFGGADQSGNRNCLQVLNPETGTWTTPEVSSPPPSPRTFHTSSAAIGNQLYVFGGGERGAQPVQDVTLHVFDASTLTWSQPETHGSPPSPRHGHVMVAAGTKLFIHGGLAGDKFFDDLHCIDTSNMKWQTLSPTGAVPSGCAAHAAVAVGKHVYVFGGMTPTGALNTMYKYHTEKQHWTALQFDTFLPPGRLDHSMCVIPWPVMSTSENEDSDSLILSCEAEKGDTDDKQVTRGGGSPEESQTHTLLCFVFGGMNTEGEIYDDCIATVVD; from the exons ATGAAGCAGCTGCCCGTCTTGGAGCCTGGAGACAAGCCCAGGAAAGCCACATG GTACACCCTGACTCTCCCTGGAGACAAGCCCTGCCCTCGTGTTGGTCACAGCTGCTCATATTTACCCCCAGTTGGTGATGCCAAGAGAGGGAAGGTCTTCGTTGTAGGGGGAGCAAATCCAAACCAAAGCTTCTCAGATGTGTACACCATGGATTTGG GGACGCAGCAGTGGGACACGGCCACCAGGGAAGGTCTCTTGCCTCGGTATGAGCATGCCAGCTTCATTCCCTCCTGCACACCTCACAGCATCTGGGTGTTTGGGGGTGCGGACCAGTCAGGAAATCGAAATTGTCTGCAAGTCTTAAATCCTG AAACCGGGACTTGGACTACACCAGAAGTGAGCAGCCCCCCACCGTCCCCAAGAACATTCCACACATCATCAGCAGCTATTGGAAACCAGCTGTATGTctttgggggaggagagagaggtgccCAGCCTGTGCAGGATGTGACGCTGCATGTATTTGACGCAA GCACTTTGACCTGGTCTCAACCAGAGACACATGGAAGTCCTCCATCTCCCCGGCATGGCCATGTGATGGTTGCAGCAGGGACAAAACTCTTCATCCACGGAGGCTTGGCAGGGGACAAGTTCTTTGATGATCTCCATTGCATTGATACAA GTAATATGAAATGGCAGACGCTTAGTCCCACGGGGGCTGTTCCGTCAGGCTGTGCTGCCCACGCCGCCGTGGCTGTAGGAAAGCATGTCTATGTGTTTGGAGGGATGACGCCCACTGGAGCACTGAACACGATGTATAAGTATCACACAG AAAAGCAGCACTGGACCGCACTTCAGTTTGATACTTTCCTGCCCCCTGGACGCCTGGACCACTCCATGTGTGTCATCCCATGGCCAGTGATGTCCACCTCCGAGAATGAAGACTCAGATTCTCTCATCCTCAGCTGTGAAGCTGAGAAAGGGGATACTGATGACAAACAAGTGACTCGGGGTGGCGGGTCACCTGAGGAAAGTCAGACTCACACGCTGCTCTGTTTTGTCTTTGGTGGGATGAACACAGAAGGGGAGATCTATGACGACTGCATTGCCACTGTAGTTGACTAA